The Streptomyces vinaceus genome contains the following window.
CGAGGCGCTGGTCAACATCCGCGCCGAGGCCGGAGGCGTGGACGCCTCCGACTTCGCCGAGCGCCTGCAGCGCATGTACCTGCGCTGGGCCGAGCGCCACGGCTACCCCACCGAGATCTACGAGACCTCGTACGCGGAAGAGGCCGGCATCAAGTCGACCACCTTCGTCGTCAAGGCCCCGTACGCCTACGGCACCCTCTCGGTCGAGCAGGGCACCCACCGCCTCGTGCGCATCTCGCCCTTCGACAACCAGGGCCGCCGTCAGACGTCCTTCGCGGGCGTCGAGGTGCTGCCGGTCGTCGAGACCAGCGACCACGTGGAGATCGACGAGACCGAGCTGCGCGTCGACGTGTACCGCGCCTCCGGCCCCGGCGGCCAGGGCGTCAACACGACCGACTCGGCGGTGCGCATCACGCACCTCCCGACCGGCATCGTCGTCTCCTGCCAGAACGAGCGCTCGCAGATCCAGAACAAGGCCAGCGCCATGAACGTGCTCCAGGCCAAGCTGCTGGAGCGGCGCCGCCAGGAGGAGCAGGCCAAGATGGACGCCCTCAAGGACGGCGGCAGCTCCTGGGGCAACCAGATGCGCTCCTACGTCCTGCACCCGTACCAGATGGTCAAGGACCTGCGGACGGAGTTCGAGGTCGGCAACCCGCAGGCGGTGCTCGACGGCGAGATCGACGGCTTCCTGGAGGCCGGCATCCGCTGGCGCAAGCAGCAGGAGCAGACCGCGTAACGGCGACGGACGTACGGAAGGGCCCGGACACCTCAGGTGTCCGGGCCCTTCCCGCGTCTGATGTCCGTCTCCGCCGTCTACGCCGTCTGCTGGGCCAGGAGGGCCAGAGCCGCCACGAGGACCACCAGGAGCACGATGAGCGCCAGGGGGTTCAGACCGCCGAAGGGGCCTTCCTGCTGCTGGAGGCGCTCCCGGTTCGCCCGGCACACCGGGCAGCGGCCCTGGCTGACGGGCGCGGCGCAGTTCGCGCACACGAGCCGGTCATACGTCATGCGCTCTCCTCCTCTCGTCCCCTGGAACAACGAACAACGTGAACAACGTCTGAAGGAACGACCGCGTTCCCCTACCACTGTGCCAGCTCCGGCGACATTCGGCGCGGCCCGTCCGGGCAATCACGGACCATCCCGTGACGATCCCCGCCCGGACCAGGGGATATATCGGGCAACTCCGGACGCCGGGCCCCCACCTCCCGCCCGTTCGCGTATGGTCACGCACACCGACTCCGCACACCTACTCCGGCGACCGTGGTGCACCCGTGATCCGATTCGACAACGTCTCCAAGTCCTACCCGAAGCAGAACCGCCCCGCACTCAGAGATGTCTCCCTGGAGATCGCGAAGGGCGAGTTCGTCTTCCTGGTCGGCTCCTCCGGCTCCGGCAAGTCCACCTTCCTGCGGCTGGTGCTGCGCGAGGAACGGGCGAGCCACGGCCAGGTCCACGTCCTGGGCAAGGACCTCGCCAAGCTCTCCAACTGGAAGGTCCCGCAGATGCGGCGCCAGCTGGGGACCGTGTTCCAGGACTTCCGCCTGCTCCCCAACAAGACGGTGGCCGAGAACGTCGCCTTCGCCCAGGAGGTCATCGGCAAGCCGAGGGGCGAGATCCGCAAGGCCGTCCCGCAGGTCCTGGAGCTCGTGGGCCTCGGCGGCAAGGAGGACCGCATGCCCGGCGAGCTCTCCGGCGGTGAGCAGCAGCGCGTGGCCATCGCCCGCGCCTTCGTCAACCGCCCGGCCCTCCTCATCGCGGACGAGCCCACCGGCAACCTCGACCCGCAGACCTCGGTCGGCATCATGAAGCTGCTGGACCGGATCAACCGGACCGGCACCACCGTGATCATGGCCACGCACGACCAGCAGATCGTGGACCAGATGCGCAAGCGCGTCATCGAACTCGAACAGGGCCGACTCGTGCGCGACCAGTCGCGCGGCGTCTACGGCTACCAGCACTGAAAGGCCCTTAGGACGTCATGCGCGCCCAGTTCGTCATGTCGGAGATCGGCGTCGGTCTCCGCCGCAATCTCACCATGACCTTCGCGGTCATCATCTCCGTGGCCCTGTCGCTGGCCCTGTTCGGCGGCTCCCTGCTCATGCGCGACCAGGTGAGCAAGATGAAGGGCTACTGGTACGACAAGGTCAACGTCTCGATCTACCTCTGCAACAAGAGCGACGCGGAGGAGAACGGCGAGAGCGGGAGCAAGGCCTGCGCCAAGGGCGCGGTCACCCCCGATCAGAAGCAGCAGATCGAGACCGACCTGAAGAAGATGGAGCTCGTCGAGACCGTCCACTACGAGTCCTCCGACGAGGCCTACAAGCACTACAAGGAGCGCTTCGGGCACACCGCGCTCGCCTCGGTGGTCACCCCGGACCAGATGCCCGAATCCTTCCGGGTGAAGCTGAAGCAGCCCGAGAAGTACCAGGTCATCACGACCGCCTTCGCCGGCCGCGACGGCGTCCAGTCGGTGGAGGACCAGCACCAGGAGCTGGACAATCTCTTCACGATGCTCGGCTACCTCAACCTGGCCGCCCTCGGCATCATGCTCATCATGCTGATCGTGGCCCTGCTGCTGATCGTCAACACCGTGCGCGTCTCCGCCTTCAGCCGCAGGCGCGAGACGGGGATCATGCGGCTCGTGGGCGCCTCCAGCTTCTACATCCAGGTCCCGTTCATCATGGAGGCCGCCTTCGCGGGCCTCGTCGGCGGCGTGTTCGCCTGCGTGATGCTCGGCGCCGGCCAGTACTTCGTCATCGACCACGGCGCCTCGCTGCGCACGAAGATGGAGCTGATCAACTTCATCGGCTGGGACTCCGTGTTGACGAAGCTGCCGTTGGTGCTGGTCATCGGGGTGCTGATGCCCTCCCTGGCCGCCTTCATCGCATTGCGCAAGTACCTGAAGGTGTGACAAGCGCCCCGTGTGAGGTCCGTCCAACCCGCCGTGCCCCCACGGGCCTTGTCCTAGACTCGGCGCCATGCCGGCTCTGCCCGCCTTCTGTCTCCGGCCCCGCGACCTGCGTCGCGGGGCCGTTCTGACGTTGGCCTTCATCGCCGCCGTGGGCACCGCCGCGAGCACCGGCTGCTGGGAGCGCGCGGACGCCGTCGGCGCCGCGGGAGGCGGGTTAACGGCCGCCGCCGGTACGCGGGACCCCGCGGCCGCCGGCACCGGCGCTCCGCCGGAGAGCGGCGCCGCGACCGCCGACCGCGAGGCCGTCGCCCGCGCCGCGGCCGAAGCCGTCGCCGAGGGCAAGTCCGGCAAGAAGGCCGCCCAGGAGGTGGTCAGCCGCAGCGGCGACCGCTGGGGCATGGTCTACGACCAGGGCGAGTACAGCGCCTTCACCGACGACCTCGACGGCCGCTGGACCGGCGTCGGGCTCTGGATCGAGAGCCGCAGCGACGAGCGCATCGCCGTCGAGAAGGTTCAGCCCGACAGCCCCGCCGCCCGCGCCGGCCTGCGCGCCGGCGACCGGCTCCTCAGCGTCGACGGCCACCCCGTCACCGGCCTGCGCGTCTGCGACGTGGTCGCCCTGCTGCGCGGCGGCGCCGGCACCCCGGTCGCCCTCCGCCTCACCCGGGACGGCGCCGACCTCACCGAGACCCTGCGCCGCGAGCAGCTGCACACCGAGCCCGTGACCGTACGGGAGCTCCCGGGCGGGATCACCGTCATCAAGGTCTCCTCCTTCAGCCGCGGCTCCGGCGAGAAGGTCCGCGCCGCCGTCCGCGCGGCTCCGGCCGGCTCCGGCTTCATGCTCGACCTGCGAGGCAACCCGGGCGGCCTGGTCACCGAGGCCGTGACGGCCGCCTCGGCCTTCCTGGACGGCGGGCTGGTGGCCACGTACGACGTACGGGGGGCCCAGCGCGCCCTGTACGCGAGCCCGGGCGGGGACACCGCCCGGCCCCTGGTGGCGCTGGTCGACGGCGGCACGATGAGCGCGGCGGAGCTGGTCACGGGCGCCCTCCAGGACCGCGGCCGCGCGGTGGCGGTGGGTACGAGGACCTTCGGCAAGGGCTCGGTGCAGATGCCGACGCCGCTGCCGGACGGCTCGGTGGCGGAGCTGACGGTGGGCACGTACCGCACCCCGGCGGGCCGCAGCCTCGACGGCACCGGCATCACCCCGGACCTGGCGGCCGGCGACGGGGTCGAGGAACGGGCCCGCACGGTATTGGGTGGCCTCGGGGTGGGTCCGTAGTGCGAAAATGACCGCACTATGGCTAAGGAAAAAGGGCGCAAGCTGATCGCCCAGAACAAGAAGGCGCGGCACGACTACACGATCATCGACACCTACGAGTGCGGCATCGTGCTCACGGGTACCGAGGTCAAGTCCCTGCGTCAGGGCCGTGCCTCGCTGGTGGACGGCTTCGTGTCGGTGGAGAGCGGCGAGGCCTGGCTCTACAACGTGCACGTGCCGGAGTACAGCCAGGGCACCTGGACCAACCACAGCGCCCGCCGCAAGCGCAAGCTCCTCCTGCACCGCGAGGAGATCGACAAGCTGGACTCGAAGACCGGCGAGACGGGCAACACGATCGTGCCGCTCTCGCTGTACTTCAAGGACGGCCGGGCGAAGGTCGAGATCGCGCTGGCCAAGGGCAAGAAGGAGTACGACAAGCGCCAGGCCCTGCGTGAGAAGCAGGACACGCGCGAGACGAACCGGGTGATCTCGGCCGTGAAGCGCAAGGAGCGCGGTCAGCTGTAATCTCCTGGCATGCGGTGGTCCACTTCGCGTACCATGGCGTCAGCACCGCCCCCCGGGGTGGAGCACTTTGTTAACAAAACATGGGGATGATCGGTTTCGACAGCGGATGTCGATGCAGGGGAAGCGAGCCGAGGAAGCGGCAATGATCTCGCTAACCACATGTCGCAAAAAATAATCGCCAACTCCAAGAGCGATAACTCCCGCTTCACCCTCGCTGCCTAATAACAGTGAGCTGAAGCCTCTGTGAGGAGCGTCAGCCCGGAAGTGGTCCCGGTCCGGATCCTGGCGTCAACTAGGGATCTAAACCTCTAGCCCCGGTCACGGGGGTTGGAGGGAAACCAAACAGTGACTGAGCCCGTCGGAGACTTGTCCGTGTGATCTCCGGGGCCGAGAAAAGCGCAGCGGACTGCGCTCGGAGAAGCCCTGCTTCTGCACCGTTGGACGCGGGTTCGATTCCCGCCATCTCCACTCATCCCATGTGGGCGAAGGCCCCGCAGCCGTCAGGCTGCGGGGCCTTCGTCATGTCCAAGGGGCTACAGGGAACGGTAGATCTCGCGACGGTGGCCGACTGCCACGACCCATACCGTGACGACGAGCTCGCCGTGCGGGCCCTCCTCCAGGGTGTAGACGGCGCGGTAATCGCCGATCCTGAGCCGCCAATGCGCGGTGTGGCCTTGGAGCGCCTTGATGTCGAAGGCGTCCGTGCTGCCGGCGTCCAAGGCCTGTTGCAGCTCGGCCAGCCGACGCAGGATCCGGATCGCGTCCGACTGGGGGATCTTGCCGAGTTCCCGGCGGGCGGCGGCCCTGAACCGGGTCAGGTGCCGACGCTCGGTCACGCACCACCACGCAGGATTTCGGCCGTCATCTCTTCCAGGCTGAGGGAAGTGCCGTCATCTTCGGTACGGGCGGCGTCGACCAGCTTGGACAGCCATGCCTCCTCGGCCGATTCCTCGATCGCCTTGAGACGTCTGTACTCGTCGATGTCGAGGACGATTCCCTCCTCTTTGCCCCGCCGGGTCACGATGGTGGGCGTGTCTTCCCGCCGAGCGCGGTCGAGTACGTCCGCAAGGTGCGCACGTACCTCGGCCATCGATTCGATCACAGGCTCACTCATGTAACCAATGTACTGGATGTACATAACCGCGGTCTGCGCAGTCCGTCACTTGGCGCGAGTGGCCGTCATGCCCGCTGCCAGAGCCGCGACGGCAGCCGCCGCCGGGAGGGCGTAGGGGGTGGTGGGGCCCAGGTGGTCCACCAGGGAGCCCGCCGCGGCCGAGCCCAGGGCTATGCCCGCCAGGATGGCCGTCACCGCCAGGGTCATCGACTCGTTCAGGCGGCCCTCGGGGGCGAGGGCGTGGACGCGGGACATCGCCGTGACCATCGTCGGGGCCGTGGCCATGCCCGCCAGCAGGAGGGCGGCCGCCAGGAGGGGCAGGGAACCCGTGGCGGCCGCGGCCCAGGGGAGGGTCAGGGCCGCCGCCAGGGCGAGCAGGCAGGTGCGCAGGCTGCGCGGGCGGCGGGCGCCGTAGAGCAGGCCGGCCGCGCAGGAGCCCGCCGCCTGGAGGGACAGGACCAGGCCGGTGGCGGCGCCCAGGCCGCGTGCGTCGAGGTGGGCGATCGAGGTGACCTCCATCGAGCCGAACAGCACGCCCAGGGGGGCGAAGAGGGCGAGCACCGGCATCAGCGCGCCCAGGGGGGACCTTCCGGCGCGGGGCGCCGAGGGCGGCGGCTCCGTACGGCGCTGGGAGGTGAAGACGAGCATGCCCGTCAACAGCAGGGCGGCCGCCGTGAGCGTGCCCGCCTCCGGGAAGAGCGCCGAGCAGAGGAACGCCGCCACCACCGGGCCGAGCATGAAGCACAGCTCGTCGGCGGCCTGTTCGAAGGACATCGCCGTGTGGTGCGCGGCGGGGGAGTCGCGCAGCAGGTGGGTCCAGCGGGCCCGGGACATGCCGCCGATGTTGGGGGTGGTCGCGGTGGCGGCGTACGCGGCGAACAGGGTCCAGGCGGGGGCGTGCGTACGGACGCACAGCACCAGGGCCGCCGAGCCCAGCACCGCGATCAGCGTCGCGGGGACGGCGATCCGGGCCTGTCCGTACCGGTCGACCAGGCGGGCTGTCCACGGCGCGACCAGCGCCGTGGCGGCCAGCCCGGTGGCGGTGACCGCGCCGGCGAGGGCGTACGAGCCGCGCTGGCCGGCGATCATCATGACCGCGCTGATGCCGAACATGCCCATCGGTAGGCGGGCCAGCAGGTTTCCGGCCGTGAAGGCGCGGGTCCCGGGGTGGGAGAAGAGGCGGGTGTACGGGCCCTGCGGGCGGAGCGGTCGGCGGCGGTGCGGGGCGGGGGCTATCACGAGCGTCGAGCCCGTCACGGTCATCAGCGGCGGCATGGTCCAAGGTTCCGGCGCCCGGTCCCGGGGCGTCCAACACCTGTTCCGGAGCCATTCACCCGGTTCTGTTGTTAGTCTCCGCGGGTGATACCCCGTGATGTGGAACCCCGCCTGCTGCGCGGGTTCGTCGCCGTGGCCGAGGAGTTGCACTTCACCCGCGCCGCCGCCCGCCTGTACGTCGCCCAGCAGGCCCTCAGCCGCGATGTGCGGCGGCTGGAAACCGCCCTGGGCGCGGGGCTGTTCGTACGGACCACCCGCGCCGTCGAACTGACCGCCGACGGGGAGCGGCTGCTGCCCCTGGCCCGGCGGGTGCTCGCCGCGCACGAGGAGCTGGCCGCCGCCTTCGCCTGCGCCGGCCCCCGCCCGCTGCTCGTCGACCTGAACACCGACGGGCCGAGCACCGCCCGCACCGTCCTGGAGCGGGCCCGCGAACTCGCCCCGGACTGCGAGCTGATGGCCCGCTTCGAGAGCGGGCTCACCTACGCCGCCGCCGAGGTCGCCGCCGGACGGCTCGACGTCTCCTTCGGGTACGCCGACGGGCTGGACCCGGCGCTGCGGGCCCGCCTCGCGCACCGGCCCGTACGGTACGAACCGCTCGCGGTGCTGCTGCCCGAGGGGCATCCACTGGCCGCGCGGGCCGCCGTGGAGCTGGACGCGCTGGCCGGGGAGGCCGTCTACGCCGGGGCGGGCAATCCGCGGACCCTGGAGTGGACCGGGCTCGCCCGCGAACTGCTGGAGGCCCGCGGGATCGCCCTCGCCCCGCCCGCGCCCGTGGCCATGGGCAAGGACGAGTTCCGCCGGGTCATGGCCAAGACCCGCCATCCGGTCCTGGTGACGGTGGACTTCGTCGACCTGCCCGGGAGCGTGAAACGGCCGCTCGTCGACCCGGTGCCGCTGTCCCCGCTGTCGATGGTGTGGCGCAGGGGCTTCGGCCACCCCGGGCTCGACGCGCTGCACCGGGCCGCGGCCGCCCTCGGCGCCGAGCGGGGCTGGCTGGACGTGCCCCCAAGCAGCTGGCGCCCCGCCGCGCTCACAGGCGGCCCCGGCGGGGGGTGAGTGCAAGGTTTCCCACCGGTCATCCGGCGGGGACCGGGGCCGAAACGCGCCGTTCCTACGGTCGTCACCACGGACGCGACAGCTGTGGAGGCCTGTGATGACCGGTACGACCGCACCGCGCGGGGAGCGCGCGGGGGGCCGCTGGATCGAGCGGTGGGAACCCGAGGACGAGACCTTCTGGAAGGAGTCCGGGGAGCGCATCGCCCGCCGGAACCTGCTCTACTCCGTGCTCAGCGAGCACATCGGCTTCTCCGTCTGGACCCTGTGGTCGGTGATGGTGCTCTTCATGGGCCCCGCGTACGGGATCGACCCGGCCGGGAAGTTCTTCCTCATCGGTACCGCCACCTTCGTGGGCGCCTTCGTCCGGGTGCCGTACACCTTCGCCGTCGCCCGCTTCGGCGGCCGCAACTGGACCGTCGTCAGCGCCCTGCTGCTGCTCGCGCCCACCGTCGCCGCGCTGGTCGTCATGGAGCCGGGGACCTCGTACGGGACCTTCCTGGCCGTGGCCGCGCTGACGGGCGTGGGCGGTGGGAACTTCGCCTCCTCCATGACCAACATCAACGCCTTCTTCCCGCTGCGCAAGAAGGGCTGGGCGCTCGGCCTGAACGCCGGTGGCGGCAACATCGGCGTGCCCGTCGTGCAGCTCGTCGCCCTGCTGGTCATCGGGACCGCCGGGGCCGGGCACCCGCGGCTGCTGCTCGCGGTCTACCTGCCGCTGATCGTGGCCGCCGCCGCGCTGGCCCTGCTGCGGATGGACAACCTGGCAGCCGTACGGGGCGACACCGGAGCCGTTCGCGAGGCGGTCCGCGACGCCCACACCTGGATCATGGCCTTCCTCTACATCGGCACCTTCGGGTCCTTCATCGGCTACAGCTTCGCCTTCGGGCTCGTCCTCCAGACGCAGTTCGGCCGCACCCCGCTCCAGGCCGCCTCGCTCACCTTCGTCGGGCCGCTGCTGGGCTCGCTGGTCCGGCCCGTCGGCGGCGCCCTCGCGGACCGGTTCGGCGGCGCCCGGATCACCCTCGCGACGTTCGTGGCGATGGCGGCCGCGACGGGAGTCGTCGTATACGCCTCGGGCGAGGAGTCCCTGCCCGTCTTCCTCGTCGGGTTCGTGGCGCTGTTCGTGCTCAGCGGGCTCGGGAACGGCTCCACGTACAAGATGATCCCCGGCATCTTCCGGGCCAAGGCGCTCGCGCGGGGCATGGAGGCGCAGGCGGCGGCCGCGTACGGGCGCCGGCTGTCCGGCGCCGCCATGGGGCTGATCGGGGCGGTCGGCGCACTCGGCGGCCTCGGCATCAACCTGGCCTTCCGGCAGGCGTTCTCGGCCTCCGGGTCGGGGACGGCCGCCTTCGTCACCTTCCTCGGCTTCTACGCGGCCTGCTGCGCGCTGACGTGGGCGGTATACCTTCGCCGGCCCGCCCCCGCGGTGCTCCCGACGGCCGGGCCCGAGGCGAAAGCGCAGCTCACGTCGGTGTAACGGCGGTTTACGGGCACGAAATACGGCGGAACCGAGCCTGACACGGCCACTTGACAGGCTCGGTTGCGTTCTCGCGACACGTGTCGCGCGATGTGATACCGACCCACTGGGCAAGGCAGGTCACCATGGACGACACGCGCACCGCCGCCGCAGCCGCGACGACGGGCCCCCTCGCGGGATTCACCGTCGGGGTCACCGCCGCCCGGCGGGCGGACGAGCTGATCGCCCTGCTGCGCCGGCGCGGGGCCACGGTCGTGCACGCCCCGGCCCTGCGGATCGTGCCGCTGGCCGACGACAGTGAACTGCTCGCGGCCACCAAGGAGTTGATCGGCTGCGCGCCGGACACGGTGGTCGCCACCACCGCGATCGGGTTCCGGGGGTGGATCGAGGCCGCCGAGGGGTGGGGGATCGGCGAGGAACTGCTGGCCCGGCTGCGGGCCAC
Protein-coding sequences here:
- the ftsX gene encoding permease-like cell division protein FtsX, coding for MRAQFVMSEIGVGLRRNLTMTFAVIISVALSLALFGGSLLMRDQVSKMKGYWYDKVNVSIYLCNKSDAEENGESGSKACAKGAVTPDQKQQIETDLKKMELVETVHYESSDEAYKHYKERFGHTALASVVTPDQMPESFRVKLKQPEKYQVITTAFAGRDGVQSVEDQHQELDNLFTMLGYLNLAALGIMLIMLIVALLLIVNTVRVSAFSRRRETGIMRLVGASSFYIQVPFIMEAAFAGLVGGVFACVMLGAGQYFVIDHGASLRTKMELINFIGWDSVLTKLPLVLVIGVLMPSLAAFIALRKYLKV
- a CDS encoding type II toxin-antitoxin system Phd/YefM family antitoxin, with translation MSEPVIESMAEVRAHLADVLDRARREDTPTIVTRRGKEEGIVLDIDEYRRLKAIEESAEEAWLSKLVDAARTEDDGTSLSLEEMTAEILRGGA
- the prfB gene encoding peptide chain release factor 2 — encoded protein: MAVVDVSEELKSLSSTMGSIEAVLDLDKLRAEIAVLEEQAAAPSLWDDPEAAQKITSKLSHLQAEVRKTETLRGRIDDLAVLFDLAQEMDDADTLAEAETELVSVRKALDEMEVRTLLSGEYAEREALVNIRAEAGGVDASDFAERLQRMYLRWAERHGYPTEIYETSYAEEAGIKSTTFVVKAPYAYGTLSVEQGTHRLVRISPFDNQGRRQTSFAGVEVLPVVETSDHVEIDETELRVDVYRASGPGGQGVNTTDSAVRITHLPTGIVVSCQNERSQIQNKASAMNVLQAKLLERRRQEEQAKMDALKDGGSSWGNQMRSYVLHPYQMVKDLRTEFEVGNPQAVLDGEIDGFLEAGIRWRKQQEQTA
- the smpB gene encoding SsrA-binding protein SmpB, whose amino-acid sequence is MAKEKGRKLIAQNKKARHDYTIIDTYECGIVLTGTEVKSLRQGRASLVDGFVSVESGEAWLYNVHVPEYSQGTWTNHSARRKRKLLLHREEIDKLDSKTGETGNTIVPLSLYFKDGRAKVEIALAKGKKEYDKRQALREKQDTRETNRVISAVKRKERGQL
- a CDS encoding MFS transporter — encoded protein: MPPLMTVTGSTLVIAPAPHRRRPLRPQGPYTRLFSHPGTRAFTAGNLLARLPMGMFGISAVMMIAGQRGSYALAGAVTATGLAATALVAPWTARLVDRYGQARIAVPATLIAVLGSAALVLCVRTHAPAWTLFAAYAATATTPNIGGMSRARWTHLLRDSPAAHHTAMSFEQAADELCFMLGPVVAAFLCSALFPEAGTLTAAALLLTGMLVFTSQRRTEPPPSAPRAGRSPLGALMPVLALFAPLGVLFGSMEVTSIAHLDARGLGAATGLVLSLQAAGSCAAGLLYGARRPRSLRTCLLALAAALTLPWAAAATGSLPLLAAALLLAGMATAPTMVTAMSRVHALAPEGRLNESMTLAVTAILAGIALGSAAAGSLVDHLGPTTPYALPAAAAVAALAAGMTATRAK
- a CDS encoding type II toxin-antitoxin system RelE family toxin; the encoded protein is MTERRHLTRFRAAARRELGKIPQSDAIRILRRLAELQQALDAGSTDAFDIKALQGHTAHWRLRIGDYRAVYTLEEGPHGELVVTVWVVAVGHRREIYRSL
- the ftsE gene encoding cell division ATP-binding protein FtsE, which gives rise to MIRFDNVSKSYPKQNRPALRDVSLEIAKGEFVFLVGSSGSGKSTFLRLVLREERASHGQVHVLGKDLAKLSNWKVPQMRRQLGTVFQDFRLLPNKTVAENVAFAQEVIGKPRGEIRKAVPQVLELVGLGGKEDRMPGELSGGEQQRVAIARAFVNRPALLIADEPTGNLDPQTSVGIMKLLDRINRTGTTVIMATHDQQIVDQMRKRVIELEQGRLVRDQSRGVYGYQH
- a CDS encoding nitrate/nitrite transporter — encoded protein: MTGTTAPRGERAGGRWIERWEPEDETFWKESGERIARRNLLYSVLSEHIGFSVWTLWSVMVLFMGPAYGIDPAGKFFLIGTATFVGAFVRVPYTFAVARFGGRNWTVVSALLLLAPTVAALVVMEPGTSYGTFLAVAALTGVGGGNFASSMTNINAFFPLRKKGWALGLNAGGGNIGVPVVQLVALLVIGTAGAGHPRLLLAVYLPLIVAAAALALLRMDNLAAVRGDTGAVREAVRDAHTWIMAFLYIGTFGSFIGYSFAFGLVLQTQFGRTPLQAASLTFVGPLLGSLVRPVGGALADRFGGARITLATFVAMAAATGVVVYASGEESLPVFLVGFVALFVLSGLGNGSTYKMIPGIFRAKALARGMEAQAAAAYGRRLSGAAMGLIGAVGALGGLGINLAFRQAFSASGSGTAAFVTFLGFYAACCALTWAVYLRRPAPAVLPTAGPEAKAQLTSV
- a CDS encoding S41 family peptidase, whose product is MPALPAFCLRPRDLRRGAVLTLAFIAAVGTAASTGCWERADAVGAAGGGLTAAAGTRDPAAAGTGAPPESGAATADREAVARAAAEAVAEGKSGKKAAQEVVSRSGDRWGMVYDQGEYSAFTDDLDGRWTGVGLWIESRSDERIAVEKVQPDSPAARAGLRAGDRLLSVDGHPVTGLRVCDVVALLRGGAGTPVALRLTRDGADLTETLRREQLHTEPVTVRELPGGITVIKVSSFSRGSGEKVRAAVRAAPAGSGFMLDLRGNPGGLVTEAVTAASAFLDGGLVATYDVRGAQRALYASPGGDTARPLVALVDGGTMSAAELVTGALQDRGRAVAVGTRTFGKGSVQMPTPLPDGSVAELTVGTYRTPAGRSLDGTGITPDLAAGDGVEERARTVLGGLGVGP
- a CDS encoding LysR family transcriptional regulator — translated: MIPRDVEPRLLRGFVAVAEELHFTRAAARLYVAQQALSRDVRRLETALGAGLFVRTTRAVELTADGERLLPLARRVLAAHEELAAAFACAGPRPLLVDLNTDGPSTARTVLERARELAPDCELMARFESGLTYAAAEVAAGRLDVSFGYADGLDPALRARLAHRPVRYEPLAVLLPEGHPLAARAAVELDALAGEAVYAGAGNPRTLEWTGLARELLEARGIALAPPAPVAMGKDEFRRVMAKTRHPVLVTVDFVDLPGSVKRPLVDPVPLSPLSMVWRRGFGHPGLDALHRAAAALGAERGWLDVPPSSWRPAALTGGPGGG